The Meiothermus sp. genome segment AGGCCTTCGAGGCCGAGGCCAAGCGGCTGGGTAGGCCCAACAACGTGGCCATGGCTTTCACCTATCTAGTGGGGGTCTGCTACATGGTGTACTACGGTGAGGAGCCCAGCGAGACCGCACTCATGAACCTTCAGGCCAATACCGATGCGGCCTTTGGGAGGTCGGCGGCCTTCATGGCGCTGTCGGCCCAGGATCGCCAGAAGCTCTACGAGACCTTTGTGCTGATGGCTACCCTCCCGCTTTTGGGCTACACGGTGGCGGTGCAGGAAAGCGACCCGAAACTCCTGGAGACCTACCGCGAAATTGCGGGGGTGGCCCTCGAGAGCGCCCTGGGGGTGCGCCCCGACCGTCTGAAGTTCACGGCAACGGGCCTCGAGCTGCGCTAAAGGTGGAAACCGTGGCGCCTAACAGCACCCAAGTATACGTGGTTCGCATCTGGTACGAGCCCACCTCCCAAGGGGAGGTCTGGCGGGCTTCGATCAGCCAGGGTGAGGAGCGCCGTTACTTCACTGAACCCAGCGCCCTGGCGGCGTTTTTGCAACAAGAGATAGAAGAGTCCAGGGAAGAGGCGACCGAGTAGCCGGTCATGCCTCAGTCATGCTGGATTGTCTACCCTTGGCACCAGGAGGTACGGATGTACAGAATTCCCATCACGCCGGCGCTGTTGCTGCTCTTGGTCGCTTGTGGGGGTGGCGGGGGAAACAACCCTACCAACCCTAACCCAAGCAACCCCCCCAACCCTACCGGCAGCTTCCCCGCCGAGCTCTCGGGGGTCTGGCAGGACACCCTGGCCAGCAGCGGCAACTTCAAGAACCCCCTTACCGGCTTCGAGTTCACCATGACCGAGGGTTATTCGGCCCAACTCAAGGTGAAGCCCAATGGCGAGTTCTACTTCGCCCACTACTCCCAGGGGGTTGCGTCCAACTGTAGCCTGGTGAGCTTCTTTGACCAAATGGTGGGGCTGGCCGAGTGGAACAACAACCGGCTCGTCCTGCGCCCCCGCGAGCGCCGGTTGGACGTGCGGAACTGCGCCCAGTCGGGCACCTTCAACCAGCGGCTCGACCCGGTGGTGTTCGAGGCTTCGGTGAGCGAGTACCCCACCTTCCTGGATACCAGCTTGCTGATGAAACTCTCCGGCGGGCCCTATCCCCTTCGCTTCAAGCTGCTGAACCGTACCCCGCCCGCCAACCTGCCCCAACCGCCCCAACCCCCTGACTTCGAGTTGGGTCAGGACGGCCCCTACGACGAAATCCTGGGGCTGTGGGGCCGCAACGAGACCAACTTCTACAACCCCCAGACCGGGGCCTACCAGTTTCCCGACTGCTGCGGGGAGAACCGCTTTGTGCGCTTCTCGCCCGAGGGCTACGAGCTGGGCATGGCTTTTGTGCGGGTGAACCTCGAGGGGGTCTGTGAGAAAGACCTGATCTACTACGAAAAGGGCCAGGCCCTGTTCAAAATCACCTACCAGCGCGACAGCGACACCTACCAGGGGGATGTGCGTCTGGCCGCCAGCGAGGCCCGGCTAATCGTGCGAATCCGCGAGTGCGGGGCCGACGACGGGGTGCAAACCTATACCTTGCAGCCCCTTACCCGCTACCACCGCTGGAGCTACACCCTGCCCGTCGGGGGGGAGAGCTTCATGCTGGGCTGCCAGTACCCCACGCACTTCTGGGGGTTTGCGGTCTGCTACGGAGCCTACCCCTGGTACACCTACCAGCGGCGGTAAAGGAAGAAGGGTCTATGGTCACACCTAAAGCCACTATGTTCACCCTGGGGTGTTTGATTTTGGCTGGAAACCCCAGCCCGATTCGGGCACAGAACCAGGGTTTCCCCGCTCTGCTGGTGGGGGTCTGGCGGCAAACAGCAAGTTCTGCCGAAGACTACACCAACACCGTAACGGGCGAGCGGTTCCGCCTGGGCAGTGGTTTTTCGGTCAAGCTGATTTTGCATGCCGATGGGCGCTACGTCTTGCAGCACTACACCCAGGGGGTGAGCTCGAGCTGCGCCCGCGTCAGCTACCTAGACGACTCGGTGGGAACCGCAACCGTTCAGGATAACCGGCTTGTCATGCGGCCCAGCCAGCGCACCCTGACCATCGTCAACTGCACCAGCCCCGGCAAACGCACCCTGCCCAACAACCCCCTGGTGTTTAATGCCAGCCTCGAGTACTACGAAACCCTGATCAAGGAAGTCACCCTGAAGCTGGAACTCCAGGGGGGGCCCTTTCCCTTGAGTCTCAAGCTGCTGCAACTCGACCCCATGCTGGAGCTACCGCCGCCCGCCCAGCCCGAGGGTTTTCAACTGGGCCAGGATCCCCCCTACCGCGAACTGCTGGGTTTGTGGGCCGACGCCCAGGATTCCGATACGGGCTTTTATAACCCGCAAACCGGGGCTTTTTACATTCCCAAATACAACGCAAGGGAAAACCGCTGGCTGCGCTTTGTGTCGGGTGGCTACGAACTGGCCAAGGTCTTTGAAGATGCCAACACGGAGGGGGTTTGCAAAAAAGACCTGATCTACTACGAAAAGGGCAGCGCCCTCGTCCAGGCGTTGAACGTAAACAACGATACCTACTCGGGCGACGTGCGCTTCCAGGCCAGCGAGGCCCGCCTGATCGTCCAG includes the following:
- a CDS encoding DUF6683 family protein, translating into MSQTRKALAFLATLAALSPVLAQWVAPGTTFGAPSGMSYSQAMAYASVQTNTAAVRRAQGELNRINSLNRNNPSAQATARTQAQTAPQTRFRPGPQRLMVSGFVRSLSRDPATVREMTMAFNEAFKAFEAEAKRLGRPNNVAMAFTYLVGVCYMVYYGEEPSETALMNLQANTDAAFGRSAAFMALSAQDRQKLYETFVLMATLPLLGYTVAVQESDPKLLETYREIAGVALESALGVRPDRLKFTATGLELR